A single window of Mugil cephalus isolate CIBA_MC_2020 chromosome 1, CIBA_Mcephalus_1.1, whole genome shotgun sequence DNA harbors:
- the LOC125016133 gene encoding butyrophilin subfamily 3 member A2-like yields the protein MFHVISRSTVNSGAFSVLYFYSSLFLIPSCGGHVIGPSHPLTALIGEDIILPCHLEPAADVSRETVEWSRPDLETRLVYVWRGSDYVEAIDHPSYKGRTSLFLVEMKHGNISLRLSTVKISDGGTYKCFVPKLVSSSTVQLVVGEISSRNIKRDDGTEPGHFRNFTCYSFIPGTRLDPLPDYGIGIFETPALEAGFTLDRLQVYNKKTLIYYLLTSSSDHLKFGLVYN from the exons ATGTTCCACGTCATTTCCAGATCGACTGTTAACTCTGGTGCCTTCAGTGTCCTGTATTTCTACTCCTCTCTTTTCCTGATACCCTCGTGTGGAG GTCATGTGATCGGTCCGTCTCATCCGCTGACAGCTCTCATCGGTGAGGACATCATTTTGCCATGCCACCTGGAGCCTGCCGCCGACGTCTCCCGGGAGACAGTGGAGTGGTCGAGGCCGGACCTGGAGACCAGGTTGGTGTACGTGTGGCGCGGCAGCGATTACGTGGAGGCGATTGATCACCCGTCCTACAAGGGAAGGACGTCGCTGTTCCTGGTTGAGATGAAGCACGGAAACATTTCTCTGAGGTTGTCCACGGTGAAGATCTCTGACGGGGGGACGTACAAGTGCTTTGTTCCAAAACTGGTCTCCAGCTCCACGGTTCAGCTGGTTGTTGGTGAGATTTCCAGTAGGAACATAAAGCGAGACGACGGAACTGAACCAGGACACTTCAGAAATTTTACATGTTACAGTTTTATTCCAGGgaccagattggaccctctgccAGACTATGGTATTGGTATATTTgagacccctgctctagaggCCGGGTTCACCTTGGATAGGCTTCAAGTCTATAACAAAAAGACATTGATTTATTATCTGTTAACGTCATCATCTGACCACCTTAAGTTTGGAttagtttacaactaa
- the LOC124996219 gene encoding calponin homology domain-containing protein DDB_G0272472-like: MDELYLTFHFSSLMVLVFHVFLTHVCEGQSELIGSSQPIVSTLGEDVVLPCYLQPAVDVTDLTLEWARPDLEPRFVHVWRSQQELVGQNHDLFTGRTSLFIDELTKGNISLKLSKVKLADEGKYKCFIPSLEKETFVQLHVASAPVSSPVISLSGMDRDRGGVVLQICHPDSDQRYVLPGELVWEDLKAWRMFHVISRSTVNSGAFSVLYFYSSLFLIPSCGGHVIGPSHPLTALIGEDIILPCHLEPAADVSRETVEWSRPDLETRLVYVWRGSDYVEAIDHPSYKGRTSLFLVEMKHGNISLRLSTVKISDGGTYKCFVPKLVSSSTVQLVVGSVSSPLITIVNITRGGVVLQRNTCHVLLVHSFICVTLFLFPCFILTGIKPEDFSTHSSSSSSAITIGVIIVALMVIVAVSVFLWKWRQKKLKNKKDLNDEETQREKEKKNDPSTESLMGGRRERETLEDEDMETRPGLNPQMDDKTQQIQTNHDLVQIQGEREEGAGITERNSLDTKTQPETEPGREKTEDKTEEKPETRQNQQTEEGENMMTQHREDEMDEGKHGGETLNDEEQGKMKKKIKIPFKKTEIKKKKKKETQPEETKVQNVEDERKHGGEGLPAKMDDKTQQIQTNHDLVQIQGERQEGAGITERNSLDTKTQPETEPGREKTEDKTEEKTEMRQNQQTEEGENMMTQHREDEMDEGKHGGEPLNDEEKEKRKKKTKIQIKKKKETQPEEAEVQNVEDEGKHEREPKDKETEKLKIKLQMKEREEKKCEERVSRVKNQTKEKQKQINELIQQKREIEEIEKERLREEDGTEKTPLETKKDLEKKKSELDKDLEKKQIEMYRMRKKESLLIERINKTTKEKEEIVRKLEEMEKEKNEGENQRDSDEDL, translated from the exons ATGGATGAACTATACTTGACCTTTCACTTCTCATCTCTCATGGTGTTGGTGTTCCATGTTTTCTTAACACACGTCTGTGAAG gtcagtctgaaCTGATCGGTTCATCTCAGCCAATAGTATCAACTCTTGGTGAAGATGTGGTTTTACCATGTTACCTGCAGCCTGCTGTAGACGTCACTGACTTGACGTTGGAGTGGGCGAGACCTGATCTGGAGCCCAGATTTGTTCACGTTTGGCGCTCCCAACAGGAACTTGTTGGTCAAAACCATGATTTGTTTACAGGGAGAACATCTCTGTTCATTGATGAGCTGAcgaaaggaaacatttcactgaaactctccaaAGTGAAACTCGCTGATGAgggaaaatacaaatgttttattccatcACTGGAGAAGGAGACTTTTGTTCAGCTACATGTTG catcagctcctgtgtcctcacctgtcatcagtttatcagggatggacagagacagaggaggagtggtgttacag atatGCCATCCAGACAGTGACCAGCGTTATGTTCTACCTGGTGAGCTGGTCTGGGAGGACCTTAAGGCCTGGAg GATGTTCCACGTCATTTCCAGATCGACTGTTAACTCTGGTGCCTTCAGTGTCCTGTATTTCTACTCCTCTCTTTTCCTGATACCCTCGTGTGGAG GTCATGTGATCGGTCCGTCTCATCCGCTGACAGCTCTCATCGGTGAGGACATCATTTTGCCATGCCACCTGGAGCCTGCCGCCGACGTCTCCCGGGAGACAGTGGAGTGGTCGAGGCCGGACCTGGAGACCAGGTTGGTGTACGTGTGGCGCGGCAGCGATTACGTGGAGGCGATTGATCACCCGTCCTACAAGGGAAGGACGTCGCTGTTCCTGGTTGAGATGAAGCACGGAAACATTTCTCTGAGGTTGTCCACGGTGAAGATCTCTGACGGGGGGACGTACAAGTGCTTTGTTCCAAAACTGGTCTCCAGCTCCACGGTTCAGCTGGTTGTTG GTTCTGTCTCCTCACCACTTATCACCATCGTTAATATCaccagaggaggagtggtgttaca GAGGAACACTTGTCATGTTCTTCTCGTTCATTCTTTTATCTGTGTGACTTTATTCCTCTTTCCGTGCTTCATCCTCACAGGAATAAAACCAGAAGACTTCTCTACTCATAGTTCCAGTTCATCTTCTGCCATCACCATTGGCGTGATTATTGTCGCTCTTATGGTCATCGTTGCggtttctgttttcctgtggaaatggagacagaaaaaactCA AGAACAAGAAAGATCTTAATGATGAAGAAAcccagagagagaaggagaagaagaatgatcCATCAACAGAGTCTTTGatgggaggaagaagagaaagagagacactggaggacgaggacatgGAGACACGTCCAGGACTTAACCCTCAGATGGACGATAAAACTCAACAGATTCAAACCAACCATGATCTGGTCCAGAtacaaggagagagagaggaaggagcaggAATAACTGAGAGAAACAGTTTGGACACTAAGACACAACCAGAGACTGAACCTggaagagaaaagacagaagataaGACGGAGGAAAAACCAGAGACGAGACAGAATCAGCaaacagaagaaggagagaatATGATGACACAACATAGAGAAGATGAGATGGATgaaggaaaacatggaggagaaaCTCTGAATGATGAGGAGCAAGgtaagatgaagaagaagataaaaataccatttaaaaagactgagattaagaagaagaagaagaaggaaacacaACCTGAAGAAACAAAGGTTCAGAATGTggaagatgaaagaaaacatggaggagaagGACTTCCTGCTAAGATGGACGATAAAACTCAACAGATTCAAACCAACCATGATCTGGTCCAGATAcaaggagagagacaggaaggagcAGGAATAACTGAGAGAAACAGTTTGGACACTAAGACACAACCAGAGACTGAACCTggaagagaaaagacagaagataagacggaggaaaaaacagaaatgagacaaaatcagcagacagaagaaggagagaatATGATGACACAACATAGAGAAGATGAGATGGATgaaggaaaacatggaggagaacCTCTGAATgatgaggaaaaagagaagagaaagaagaagacaaagatacagattaaaaagaagaaggaaacacaACCTGAAGAAGCAGAAGTTCAGAATGTGGAGGATGAAGGAAAACATGAACGAGAACCAaaggacaaagagacagaaaaactgaagataaagctacagatgaaagaaagagaagagaagaaatgtGAGGAAAGAGTTTCTCGAGTAAAGAATCAGACgaaggagaagcagaaacaGATAAATGAACTGATACAGCAGAAGAGAGAGATagaagagatagagaaagaaagactgagagaagaagatggaaCTGAGAAAACTCCTCTAGAGACAAAGAAAgatctggagaagaagaaatctgaaCTTGACAAAGATCTGGAGAAGAAGCAGATAGAGATGTatagaatgaggaagaaggaGTCTCTCTTAAtagagagaataaataaaacaactaaagaaaaagaggagattgTTAGAAAActagaggagatggagaaagagaagaatgaAGGAGAGAATCAGAGAGATTCAGATGAGGACCTTTGA